A portion of the Podospora pseudoanserina strain CBS 124.78 chromosome 2, whole genome shotgun sequence genome contains these proteins:
- a CDS encoding hypothetical protein (EggNog:ENOG503P2N1; COG:S), which yields MLTVPPVRLRSSWFTAAARLHCITLRPADHSSRQIHAPPLNTVRPVSGSTRNKMPPFPKPNEEPPAHRMVYFPDMTTALPSESGEFRRVLWTGLYSQVVLMTVPVGGDIGEEACITSQFTRWIRSSPSLQAKVLHRLEERSGVSKPGTWSSCLRGPSTSFSILVLTRSFCTPSTRLRSTRPPLCTRPRKKETRPRRRDGTSLLSGASGASRRMRRIVQWADDVQVLHESAGGFVRGTVCQTG from the exons ATGCTCACTGTGCCGCCTGTACGTCTAAGATCCTCTTGGTTCACAGCAGCTGCCCGCCTTCATTGTATCACGCTCCGCCCGGCCGACCATTCATCCCGTCAAATACACGCACCCCCCCTGAATACAGTTCGTCCCGTATCGGGTTCGACAAGAAACAAAATGCCGCCGTTTCCAAAGCCCAACGAAGAGCCACCTGCGCACAGGATGGTGTACTTTCCTGACATGACGACGGCGTTGCCGTCCGAATCAGGAGAGTTTCGTCGTGTGCTTTGGACAGGACTGTACTCGCAGGTTGTCCTCATGACGGTGCCGGTAGGAGGTGACATAGGGGAAGAGGCATGTATTACCTCACA ATTCACACGGTGGATCAGATCCTCACCTTCACTTCAGGCAAAGGTCTTGCacaggttggaggagaggagcgGGGTATCAAAGCCGGGGACATGGTCGTCGTGCCTGCGGGGACCAAGCACCAGTTTCTCAATACTGGTCCTAACCCGCTCATTTTGTACACCGTCTACTCGCCTGCGGAGCACAAGGCCACCACTGTGCACAAGAccaaggaagaaggagacaaggccgaggaggagggacgGGACGAGCCTCCTGTCTGGAGCCAGCGGAGCAAGCaggagaatgaggaggaTCGTCCAGTGGGCTGATGATGTGCAGGTGTTGCATGAAAGTGCTGGTGGTTTCGTTAGGGGCACTGTATGTCAGACTGGATAA
- a CDS encoding hypothetical protein (COG:E; EggNog:ENOG503P55P), with amino-acid sequence MRIPWAIFFSFFGMRRPGQQDDSGEPVLDLDQIGLPGVAEHDISLTRRDVAQGDHLKAQPDLVEGLLASSPDGGKTMTAEDFAFLRKRRMDAQKQDNPGLLYGPLQHRISCAEIALVLCVFGDDIKVPWEYVRALFAERLPTKEGWKPRRWWRSLGLMELSRTSNRVAQLIGVKVE; translated from the exons ATGCGGATTCCGTGggcaatcttcttctcctttttcgGCATGCGCAGGCCCGGACAGCAG GACGACAGCGGCGAACCGGTGCTCGATTTGGATCAGATTGGGCTCCCTGGGGTTGCAGAGCACGACATATCCCTTACACGTCGCGACGTTGCCCAAGGCGATCATCTGAAGGCACAGCCGGATTTGGTTGAGGGGCTACTGGCATCCTCCCCAGATGGCGGGAAAACAATGACAGCGGAGGACTTCGCCTTTCTGCGTAAGCGTCGGATGGATGCGCAGAAGCAAGACAACCCAGGGCTCTTGTACGGACCGTTGCAGCATCGCATTAGCTGTGCTGAGATTGCGCTTGTGCTCTGTGTTTTTGGAGACGACATCAAAGTTCCGTGGGAATATGTGCGTGCTTTGTTTGCCGAGAGATTGCCAACCAAGGAAGGATGGAAGCCACGCCGCTGGTGGCGCTCGCTAGGTTTGATGGAGTTGTCGAGGACCTCAAACAGGGTTGCGCAGCTTATCGGCGTGAAAGTTGAATAA
- a CDS encoding hypothetical protein (COG:O; EggNog:ENOG503P34Q): MASETPAKRQKSSKDVPYRLIYWPGLPGRGEHIRLTLEEAGAEYVDTAHLEDGINDVLAYNSGEQPKDETNIPLFAPPFLQHGDLVISQTPNILLYLGPRLGLVTDLENDPDGLYRINSLVLTALDGLSNEPHDCHHPIATGLYYEDQKEESKRKAEDYVKNRLPKFLGYFQRVLESKASGDGPWLYGGKLTYADLVLFQCLDGLMFMFPKATTKLEREGKHGKVFALHKAVAERPRIESYLESSRRQKYSNGVYRYYEELDFEG; this comes from the exons ATGGCATCTGAAACCCCAGCCAAACGACAAAAGTCTTCCAAGGATGTGCCATACCGTCTCATCTACTGGCCTGGGCTTCCCGGCCGCGGAGAACATATCCGTCTAACATTGGAAGAAGCCGGTGCTGAGTACGTCGACACGGCCCACCTCGAGGATGGCATAAACGATGTTCTTGCATACAACAGTGGTGAGCAACCCAAGGACGAAACCAACATCCCGCTCTTTGCACCACCGTTTCTGCAGCACGGAgacctcgtcatcagccAGACACCCAATATTCTCTTGTATTTGGGGCCTCGTTTGGGGCTGGTGACCGACCTGGAAAATGATCCTGATGGGCTGTACAGGATCAACAGCCTTGTCCTCACAGCTCTTGATGGCTTGAGCAACGAGCCTCATGACTGCCACCACCCAATTGCCACAGGTCTGTACTATGAGGACcaaaaggaggagagcaagagAAAGGCCGAGGACTACGTCAAAAACAGGCTCCCCAAGTTCTTGGGGTATTTTCAACGTGTGTTGGAGTCAAAGGCCAGCGGCGACGGTCCGTGGCTCTATGGTGGAAAGTTGACATACGCAGACTTGGTCCTGTTCCAG TGCTTGGACGGTTTGATGTTCATGTTTCCTAAGGCAACGACCAAGTTGGAGCGTGAGGGCAAACATGGGAAGGTTTTTGCGCTTCACAAAGCTGTCGCGGAGCGTCCAAGGATCGAAAGCTATTTGGAGAGCTCACGGCGACAGAAGTATTCCAACGGCGTCTATAGATACTACGAGGAGTTGGATTTTGAAGGCTGA
- a CDS encoding hypothetical protein (COG:S; EggNog:ENOG503NVID) translates to MSHPRRTPAGTPRAQSIGFEKRTRSECGFDDVESSLAPFGVSASQTHQRNLTKILSYLGSRNPFPAQIGKDDIVWLLDNVAFRAQNGNWHAEFVAAAFDHQASPKLVDLVGDIASRVGLSKGDKEEATIEKRIAPFVMEVLPGRQVNLKFDNATDIRLGPGGRNGISSDVRKVTDGQEGAVTVSKAVVPQGVTGMLEMKTVYAEPEGWAVISDVDDTIKVTQTSSPVGILRSTFVSQPTPIQGMPELYAYIQTMVTSSAPWFYLSASPYNLYPFLRKFRDDYFPHGQLILRDSNLMTISGLLSNLTLGTEKYKVDRIEKIHRWLPRRKMILIGDSTQSDPEAYGDACRMFPGWIKLILIRKVEDIAAVGIHEKNEPQRFEKAFEDLPRELWHVFEDPAECQELIHKTVTAGL, encoded by the exons ATGTCACACCCACGGCGAACTCCCGCTGGCACTCCACGGGCCCAGTCTATTGGCTTTGAGAAGCGGACGCGGAGCGAATGTGgttttgatgatgtcgagtcGTCGCTGGCCCCATTTGGCGTTTCGGCGtcccaaacccaccagcGCAATCTCACCAAAATCCTCTCTTACCTTGGCTCTCGAAACCCGTTCCCTGCCCAGATAGGCAAGGACGATATTGTGTGGCTGCTGGACAATGTTGCCTTTCGAGCCCAGAACGGGAACTGGCATGCCGAGTTTGTCGCCGCCGCTTTTGACCACCAGGCCTCGCCCAAGTTGGTCGATCTCGTGGGCGACATCGCGTCCAGGGTTGGCTTGTCCAAAGGAGACAAAGAGGAAGCCACCATCGAGAAACGTATTGCCCCCTTCGTCATGGAGGTTTTGCCCGGGAGACAAGTAAACCTCAAGTTCGACAACGCTACCGATATTCGTCTAGGGCCAGGCGGGAGGAATGGCATCAGCAGCGACGTTAGGAAGGTCACAGATGGCCAAGAGGGGGCTGTCACCGTGTCCAAGGCTGTCGTCCCTCAGGGTGTCACCGGAATGCTTGAAATGAAGACTGTTTACGCGGAACCTGAGGGATGGGCCGTCATCTCAG ATGTCGATGACACCATCAAGGTCACCCAGACGAGCAGCCCAGTGGGCATTCTACGCTCGACATTTGTT TCCCAACCCACACCAATTCAAGGCATGCCCGAGCTTTATGCCTACATCCAGACCATGGTGACAAGCTCAGCACCGTGGTTCTACCTTTCCGCTTCTCCCTACAACCTGTATCCCTTCCTTCGAAAGTTCAGGGATGATTACTTTCCGCACGGACAACTTATCCTGAGGGATTCCAATCTTATGACTATCTCGGGGCTGCTGTCCAATCTTACCCTTGGTACTGAGAAATACAAGGTTGATCGAATTGAAAAAATCCATCGGTGGCTCCCACGAAGGAAGATGATTCTCATCGGAGACTCGACGCAAAGCGACCCAGAGGCCTATGGAGACGCATGTAGGATGTTTCCAGGTTGGATAAAACTGATCCTTATTCGCAAGGTTGAAGATATTGCGGCTGTCGGGATTCACGAGAAGAATGAGCCACAGAGGTTTGAAAAAGCCTTTGAGGACCTTCCCAG AGAGCTATGGCATGTGTTTGAGGATCCTGCCGAGTGCCAGGAGTTGATACATAAGACGGTAACTGCTGGATTGTGA